The following are from one region of the Jatrophihabitans telluris genome:
- a CDS encoding PucR family transcriptional regulator, with amino-acid sequence MGVEAGTAAPSANGDGEVDGDGGGNAGDEGGGGGEGGGGGEGGGGGNAGGDGGGVSLHELLSVANLRLAPVVGDPHGLTRSVRWAHTTELLNPAPYLRGGELVCTVGASLTDPGACAAFADSIAAAHAAGLCFGVGDVHDVVPPALVQACERLELPLLQAPLGAPFIAIAEYLAERRALAEKQENRRAEALMTELLAGVRAQASVAEMLAMAARSLGGHLALTVDGRTIAVDDAQAAGAQVSVTATVDSDSTLSWSGPGLGPTSRLLSQLGRVIELAWHERDVEASLQRERIGQLLLLVGDRLANPLALQPMLESVGIELGRFVLSSWPAGAGPLLAVHLPEGLIGEAPGVTVAVTGTAASAVAAARTLMLACGISRTVELAHTASAIAESRAALELSRKRGVVVGPDALTSLEGLLEQQPLERLDPFVDQLLTPLISADEQQGTKQVETLRAFLRNDGSLQRTADDQYLHVNTVRHRLTRIFQLTGRDPLVFADRVALAIALWALDRNRVRRDGDS; translated from the coding sequence ATGGGGGTCGAGGCGGGCACGGCGGCGCCGTCTGCCAACGGCGACGGCGAAGTCGACGGCGACGGCGGCGGCAACGCTGGCGACGAAGGTGGCGGCGGCGGCGAAGGTGGCGGCGGCGGCGAAGGTGGCGGTGGCGGCAACGCTGGCGGCGACGGTGGGGGTGTCAGCCTGCACGAGCTGCTCAGCGTGGCCAACCTCCGCCTGGCACCAGTTGTCGGCGATCCGCATGGGCTGACCCGATCCGTGCGCTGGGCCCACACGACTGAGCTGCTCAATCCCGCGCCGTACCTACGGGGCGGTGAACTCGTCTGCACGGTCGGCGCCTCGCTGACCGACCCGGGAGCGTGTGCCGCGTTCGCCGACTCCATCGCCGCAGCGCACGCGGCTGGGCTGTGCTTCGGCGTCGGCGATGTTCACGACGTAGTCCCGCCGGCTCTCGTCCAGGCGTGTGAGCGTCTCGAACTTCCACTGCTGCAGGCCCCGCTCGGTGCGCCGTTCATCGCCATCGCGGAGTACCTCGCCGAGCGCCGGGCACTGGCCGAAAAGCAGGAAAACCGTCGCGCCGAAGCGTTGATGACCGAGCTGTTGGCGGGGGTTCGCGCTCAGGCGTCGGTGGCGGAGATGCTCGCGATGGCCGCTCGTTCCCTGGGCGGCCATCTCGCCCTGACCGTGGACGGCCGCACGATCGCGGTCGACGACGCGCAGGCGGCCGGAGCTCAGGTCAGTGTGACGGCGACGGTCGACAGCGACAGCACTCTGAGCTGGTCCGGCCCGGGGCTGGGTCCGACCTCCCGGCTGCTTTCCCAGCTGGGCCGGGTCATCGAGCTGGCCTGGCACGAACGCGACGTCGAAGCGTCGCTGCAGCGCGAGCGCATCGGGCAGCTGTTGCTCCTGGTGGGCGACCGGCTCGCGAACCCGCTCGCGCTCCAGCCGATGCTGGAGTCCGTCGGCATCGAACTCGGCCGGTTCGTGTTGTCCTCGTGGCCGGCCGGAGCCGGGCCGCTGTTGGCCGTGCACCTACCCGAGGGTCTGATCGGTGAGGCACCCGGCGTCACCGTTGCCGTCACCGGGACGGCCGCCTCAGCCGTCGCCGCCGCGCGCACGCTCATGCTGGCCTGCGGTATCAGCCGAACCGTCGAACTCGCTCACACCGCGAGTGCGATCGCGGAATCCCGCGCCGCTCTCGAGCTGTCGCGAAAGCGCGGTGTCGTCGTCGGCCCCGACGCGTTGACGAGCCTGGAAGGCCTTCTGGAGCAACAGCCCCTGGAACGACTGGACCCTTTCGTCGACCAGCTCCTGACTCCGTTGATCTCGGCCGACGAGCAGCAGGGAACGAAGCAGGTGGAAACCCTGCGCGCCTTTCTCCGCAACGACGGATCCCTGCAGCGGACGGCGGACGATCAGTACCTGCACGTCAACACGGTCCGCCACCGGCTTACTCGGATCTTTCAGCTCACCGGCCGCGACCCGTTGGTCTTTGCCGATCGGGTCGCGCTGGCCATCGCGCTGTGGGCGCTCGACCGGAACCGGGTACGCCGGGACGGCGACAGTTAG
- a CDS encoding HpcH/HpaI aldolase family protein encodes MTHDRGAFLDRLRSGRLTLMLGIRSSRTTEIVRIARTTGHHAILVDLEHSTIPLDVAAQMCSTALDLGLTPFVRIPERDYGTIGRLLDGGAQGIIAPRIQTPAEARDVSRACRFAPRGQRSQLAMVPQLGMRPTPAAKLNPALDDTTIVQILLETPTGIANADDIARLEGVDMLAIGANDLSAELGIPGRYDDPQIQQAVADVAQACRRNDKLLMLGGIGDLAVLDELIPLGVCPLHLTGMDTDLLFAGAAARTDKFALRRPQPVSTKE; translated from the coding sequence ATGACCCACGACCGCGGTGCCTTTCTCGATCGACTCCGATCCGGGCGCCTGACGCTCATGCTCGGGATTCGCAGTTCCCGCACGACCGAAATCGTCCGCATCGCCCGCACGACCGGGCACCACGCCATCCTGGTCGACCTGGAACACTCGACGATCCCGCTCGATGTCGCGGCCCAGATGTGCAGCACGGCGCTCGACCTGGGACTGACTCCTTTCGTTCGGATACCCGAACGGGACTACGGCACCATCGGCCGATTGCTCGACGGCGGAGCGCAGGGCATCATCGCGCCGCGGATCCAGACGCCCGCCGAGGCCCGTGACGTCAGCCGAGCCTGCCGTTTCGCACCGCGCGGGCAGCGGTCACAACTGGCAATGGTGCCGCAACTAGGCATGCGACCCACCCCCGCAGCGAAACTCAACCCCGCGCTGGACGACACGACGATCGTCCAGATCCTGCTGGAAACCCCTACCGGGATCGCCAACGCCGATGACATCGCGCGGTTGGAAGGGGTGGACATGCTCGCGATCGGGGCCAACGACCTCTCGGCGGAGCTCGGGATACCCGGCCGATACGACGATCCGCAGATCCAGCAGGCGGTAGCCGACGTCGCGCAGGCCTGCCGACGCAACGACAAGCTGTTGATGCTCGGAGGCATCGGTGACCTCGCGGTGCTGGACGAACTCATTCCGCTCGGTGTGTGCCCGTTGCACCTGACCGGCATGGACACCGACCTGCTGTTCGCCGGCGCCGCGGCCCGGACCGACAAGTTCGCGCTTCGGCGGCCACAACCCGTCTCGACAAAGGAATAG
- a CDS encoding amino acid ABC transporter substrate-binding protein: MTNQQTRAPRRVAVVLAAAALTIAACSSGTPSSQQASGPLKIGMSLPMTGPVADVTKSGLQGYQLWAADVNSAGGLLGRQVSLDVLDNGFDPTQTGAQYTRLISKDKVDLLLGTFSSLLNAPASAIAARQGYLYVEPSGGSASLFTRGFSNLFFAQPGTTDHLPDRFVEWLSGLPSSQRPSSAAYLTQDDPSASPAIAIFKTKLEALGIKSVYNQTYDPSTTNFDAIASSIAHAKPDIVFQGAVADDGAQFVRSLEKISFSPKLMFQTNAPTDETYPTAIGKQNAEAIFTAEAWSPKAKYAGNAAFVAAYTKKYGAPPTEDAANSYTAGQVLAAAVRAVGKVDQKAMASWLHSHTVQTIVGPLKWDSTGVPEGSLLLAQWQSGQLEIIAPASAATTSDALITKPGWRS, encoded by the coding sequence ATGACTAACCAGCAAACGCGCGCACCGAGACGCGTAGCCGTCGTGTTGGCTGCGGCGGCGCTCACGATCGCCGCGTGCTCATCCGGCACGCCCAGCTCGCAGCAGGCGTCGGGACCGTTGAAGATCGGGATGTCGCTGCCGATGACCGGGCCCGTCGCCGACGTCACCAAGTCCGGCCTGCAGGGTTACCAGCTGTGGGCCGCTGACGTGAACTCCGCCGGCGGCTTGCTCGGCCGCCAGGTGTCACTCGACGTCCTCGACAACGGTTTCGACCCCACCCAGACCGGCGCCCAGTACACGAGATTGATCAGTAAGGACAAGGTGGATCTCCTGCTCGGCACATTCTCGTCGTTGCTGAACGCCCCGGCCTCGGCGATCGCCGCTCGCCAGGGGTATCTCTACGTCGAACCGTCCGGCGGCTCCGCCTCGCTGTTCACCCGCGGTTTCAGCAATCTCTTCTTCGCTCAGCCTGGAACGACCGACCATCTGCCCGACCGGTTCGTGGAGTGGCTCTCCGGCCTGCCGAGCAGTCAACGTCCCAGCTCAGCGGCCTATCTCACCCAGGACGATCCCAGTGCCAGTCCGGCCATCGCGATCTTCAAGACCAAGCTGGAAGCACTCGGCATCAAGTCGGTCTACAACCAGACCTACGACCCGAGTACCACGAACTTCGACGCGATCGCATCCTCGATCGCGCACGCCAAGCCCGACATCGTCTTCCAAGGGGCGGTCGCAGACGATGGTGCTCAGTTCGTCAGGTCACTGGAGAAGATCAGCTTCAGCCCGAAGCTGATGTTCCAGACCAACGCTCCGACGGACGAGACATACCCGACCGCGATCGGCAAGCAGAACGCGGAGGCAATCTTCACCGCCGAGGCCTGGAGTCCCAAGGCGAAGTACGCCGGTAACGCCGCCTTCGTCGCCGCCTACACCAAGAAGTATGGTGCGCCGCCTACCGAGGACGCCGCGAACTCCTACACCGCCGGTCAGGTGCTGGCCGCCGCCGTGCGGGCCGTCGGCAAGGTCGATCAGAAGGCCATGGCCAGCTGGCTGCACAGTCACACCGTCCAGACCATCGTCGGCCCGCTCAAGTGGGACTCCACCGGGGTTCCCGAAGGCAGCCTGCTGCTGGCCCAGTGGCAGTCCGGTCAGCTCGAGATCATCGCGCCCGCGTCAGCGGCCACCACGTCGGACGCCCTCATCACCAAGCCTGGCTGGCGAAGCTGA
- a CDS encoding amidohydrolase family protein, translated as MTDIAQTTPMRAAETNTPATFAVPDGACDAHFHVFEPGFAHVANPLYTFPDASLEQYLRMTEVLGIDRMVIVQPTFYGTDNTLLLDVLRRVGPSARGVVRIDDDVSDAELDRFDEYGVRAIRLDLFARSAWPTAEIISYVHKMAARAAPRGWHLQFYTPGTIVRDLLPYLADLDHPYVIDHMGYMLEADGLTDTDFARLLGVLTHGACWIKLSGPYRIAKARPLSSVEPIGRALVAARPDRLLWGSDWPHLPNGQRDTGELLNLLGQWAPKQADRQQILVESPTELFFAR; from the coding sequence ATGACCGATATTGCCCAGACCACGCCGATGCGCGCGGCCGAGACGAACACTCCTGCGACGTTCGCGGTGCCCGACGGAGCGTGTGATGCGCATTTCCACGTCTTCGAGCCGGGATTCGCCCACGTCGCGAATCCGTTGTACACGTTCCCGGATGCCAGCCTGGAGCAGTATCTGCGGATGACCGAAGTGCTCGGCATCGACCGCATGGTCATCGTCCAGCCCACCTTCTACGGCACCGACAACACCCTGTTGCTGGACGTCCTGCGCCGGGTGGGCCCGTCCGCGCGCGGCGTGGTCCGCATCGATGATGACGTCAGCGACGCCGAACTGGACCGCTTCGACGAGTACGGCGTCCGCGCGATCCGGCTCGACCTGTTCGCCCGCTCAGCGTGGCCGACCGCAGAGATCATCAGCTACGTCCACAAGATGGCCGCGCGCGCCGCCCCGCGTGGCTGGCACCTGCAGTTCTACACACCGGGAACGATCGTGCGGGACCTACTGCCGTACCTGGCCGACCTCGATCATCCCTACGTCATCGATCACATGGGTTACATGCTGGAAGCGGATGGGCTCACCGACACCGACTTCGCCCGGCTGTTGGGAGTGCTCACCCACGGCGCGTGCTGGATCAAACTCTCCGGGCCCTACCGGATCGCCAAGGCCAGGCCGCTGTCATCGGTGGAACCGATCGGACGCGCACTCGTCGCGGCCAGGCCCGACCGCCTGCTGTGGGGATCCGATTGGCCCCACCTGCCCAACGGGCAACGCGACACCGGCGAACTGCTGAACCTGCTTGGGCAGTGGGCGCCGAAACAAGCCGATCGGCAGCAGATCCTCGTGGAGTCGCCGACCGAACTGTTCTTCGCGCGATGA
- a CDS encoding ABC transporter ATP-binding protein: MITIEGLWAGYGGIDILRGMDLHVEEAGITCIVGPNGAGKSTVLKAMSGILKPRRGRITVGGVDITGRPPEAILREGVVQVPQRHGLFSRLTVRQNVLMGAYVIRRRRKHIEARYDELATLFPPLAERPDVAAGALSGGQRRMVEFARAMMLEPRVVLLDEPTLGLDPRSLAVIRESTLAMNRGGATVLMVEQNVRFGLSLAHEATVMSAGTVALAGTAEEIGSHPALMDLFFGAATTSSGTLSRPRTD; the protein is encoded by the coding sequence ATGATCACCATCGAAGGCCTGTGGGCCGGCTACGGCGGAATCGACATCCTGCGAGGTATGGACCTGCACGTCGAGGAAGCCGGCATCACGTGCATCGTCGGACCGAACGGAGCTGGGAAATCGACGGTGCTCAAGGCGATGAGCGGCATCCTGAAGCCTCGGCGGGGCCGCATCACGGTAGGTGGGGTTGACATCACCGGCCGCCCACCGGAGGCGATACTGCGCGAGGGTGTCGTGCAGGTTCCCCAGCGTCACGGCTTGTTCTCCCGGCTGACTGTGCGCCAGAACGTTCTGATGGGCGCCTACGTCATCCGGCGGCGGCGCAAGCACATCGAAGCACGCTACGACGAGTTGGCGACCTTGTTCCCACCGCTGGCCGAGCGACCCGACGTGGCCGCCGGAGCCCTGTCGGGCGGCCAGCGGCGAATGGTGGAGTTCGCCCGGGCCATGATGCTCGAACCACGCGTCGTCCTGCTCGACGAACCGACGCTGGGTCTCGACCCGCGCAGCCTGGCGGTCATCCGTGAAAGCACCCTCGCGATGAATCGAGGGGGTGCGACGGTGCTGATGGTCGAACAGAACGTGCGCTTCGGACTCTCACTGGCGCACGAGGCGACGGTGATGAGCGCGGGCACGGTCGCATTGGCGGGCACGGCGGAGGAGATCGGCAGCCATCCCGCCTTGATGGACCTGTTCTTCGGCGCGGCCACAACGAGCAGCGGGACCCTCTCACGACCGAGGACCGATTGA
- a CDS encoding branched-chain amino acid ABC transporter ATP-binding protein/permease, whose amino-acid sequence MSLTLARRCLVSAALAALIAFPLISNSLYYQNLLILTFVLAIGASGWNIMGGYAGYISLGNSAFIGLGAYTTGILAAKQQLSPFIGCLIGGGVCAVAAAVLSLVTRRTRGMYFVIVTFATLQLLGVVATTWSGLTGGSQGLALPLPTWSLSYQTWPIYFPLLALLVLTVAASILVRRSKLGAGLFAIQDDEDKAAGLGLRTAVYKMIAFVLGGTFVGIAGGLYAYYVTFLNVPAVFDIVTSVLIVLSTLLGGRGTIWGPVVGAFIVEPLADLTSTNLGGADSGAIRLLLFGGLLGAVVLFLPRGVLPTLTERWRRSGPKRSRPSEAAGSPPAPTGRTSAPNSAALELQGVSKAFGGIQAVDSVSLRVEPGCITGLIGPNGSGKTTLFNLIDGTVPTRSGRISVGGRRLDRDGRPGRAHAGLARTYQLPRLFPSLTVLENLVLAEPALSPRRLVLRRVTEAERTRAMTVLEDLGLAEFADTSPGELSYGQRKLVELAQVIWLEPVVVLLDEPAAGISPALSQRLAETVLTLRGRGVGILLVEHNLPFLASLCERVYVMSNGAVIAEGTVAEVSAERSVVDAYLGDEIALVPKEINA is encoded by the coding sequence ATGAGCCTCACCCTGGCCCGGCGCTGCTTGGTCAGCGCGGCCCTTGCCGCGCTCATCGCCTTTCCGCTGATCTCGAACAGCCTGTACTACCAGAACCTGCTCATCCTCACCTTCGTCCTCGCCATCGGGGCGAGTGGCTGGAACATCATGGGGGGTTACGCCGGTTACATCTCCCTGGGCAACAGCGCATTCATCGGTCTCGGCGCGTACACGACCGGAATCCTGGCCGCCAAGCAGCAGCTTTCTCCCTTCATCGGCTGTCTCATCGGCGGCGGGGTCTGCGCCGTGGCCGCCGCCGTGTTGAGCCTCGTCACCCGCCGGACCCGCGGCATGTACTTCGTGATCGTCACGTTCGCCACGTTGCAGCTGCTGGGCGTCGTGGCCACGACCTGGTCAGGACTCACCGGGGGAAGTCAGGGCCTGGCGCTGCCCCTGCCGACCTGGAGCTTGAGCTATCAGACCTGGCCGATCTACTTCCCGTTACTCGCCCTGCTCGTTCTCACCGTTGCCGCGTCCATCCTGGTTCGTCGCAGCAAGCTCGGCGCCGGGCTGTTCGCAATCCAGGACGACGAGGACAAGGCCGCTGGGCTCGGCCTGCGCACCGCTGTGTACAAGATGATCGCCTTCGTGCTCGGAGGCACGTTCGTCGGGATCGCGGGCGGTCTGTACGCCTACTACGTGACTTTTCTCAACGTGCCGGCGGTATTCGACATCGTGACGAGCGTGCTGATCGTCCTGTCGACCCTCTTGGGCGGACGCGGAACTATCTGGGGCCCGGTCGTGGGTGCCTTCATCGTGGAGCCGCTGGCCGACCTCACCAGCACCAATCTCGGTGGCGCCGACTCCGGGGCGATTCGGCTCCTGCTGTTCGGCGGACTGCTCGGCGCGGTCGTGCTGTTCCTGCCGCGCGGCGTGCTGCCGACGCTGACCGAGCGGTGGCGGCGGTCCGGACCGAAGCGCTCGCGACCGAGCGAAGCCGCCGGGTCACCACCCGCACCGACCGGTCGAACCAGCGCGCCGAATTCGGCGGCACTGGAACTGCAAGGCGTGTCGAAGGCTTTCGGCGGGATCCAGGCGGTGGACTCAGTGAGCCTGAGGGTGGAACCAGGTTGTATCACCGGCCTTATCGGCCCGAACGGATCGGGTAAGACGACCCTGTTCAACCTGATCGACGGGACGGTCCCCACCCGGTCCGGCCGGATCAGCGTGGGCGGGCGTCGTCTGGATCGCGACGGCCGGCCTGGACGTGCGCACGCCGGACTGGCCCGCACCTACCAGTTGCCCCGCCTGTTCCCCAGCCTGACCGTTCTGGAGAATCTGGTGCTGGCAGAACCGGCGTTGTCACCGAGGCGCCTGGTGCTCCGACGTGTGACCGAGGCCGAGCGCACCCGGGCAATGACCGTGCTCGAAGACCTCGGGTTGGCCGAATTCGCCGACACCAGCCCCGGCGAGCTGAGCTACGGCCAACGCAAGCTCGTCGAACTGGCCCAGGTGATCTGGCTCGAGCCGGTCGTGGTCCTGCTCGACGAGCCCGCCGCCGGAATCAGCCCGGCCCTGTCGCAGCGGCTGGCCGAAACAGTGCTCACCCTGCGGGGGCGCGGGGTCGGCATCCTGCTCGTCGAACACAATCTGCCCTTCCTGGCCAGTTTGTGCGAACGGGTCTACGTGATGTCCAACGGCGCGGTCATCGCCGAAGGAACGGTCGCCGAGGTGAGTGCCGAGCGCTCGGTGGTCGACGCCTACCTCGGTGACGAGATCGCTCTGGTTCCCAAGGAGATCAACGCATGA
- a CDS encoding branched-chain amino acid ABC transporter permease, translating into MVELVQTVIFGVLIGAVYALMATGLTLTFGVMKIVNMAQGAFLILSAYLCYSLWSRFGIDPILASFIVTIPLAGLGLVLYKLVIERVQRIDHGLTIVATFSLAIVAEAVIALIWGPNPTTTTPKYFNQSLHLGSFVVPRAQLYACVFALGVAVVLQLVVKRTWLGHAITAASENPEGARLIGVEPSTVGAWIFAIATASTAFGGAALSFLYQFTPDTQDIWIGLTLSVVILGGLGSIPGALAAGVLLGVAEATTSTYVSVRWAAAVPTLLILVVLLVRPQGLFTRATRQDVGT; encoded by the coding sequence ATGGTCGAGCTCGTTCAGACTGTCATCTTCGGGGTGCTCATCGGCGCCGTGTACGCGCTGATGGCCACCGGTCTCACGCTGACCTTCGGCGTGATGAAGATCGTCAACATGGCGCAGGGCGCGTTCCTGATCCTGTCGGCGTACCTGTGTTACAGCTTGTGGTCGCGCTTCGGCATCGACCCCATCCTCGCTTCGTTCATCGTCACCATTCCGCTGGCTGGGCTGGGACTGGTGCTGTACAAGCTGGTGATCGAGCGCGTTCAGCGCATCGACCACGGTTTGACCATCGTGGCCACGTTCTCGCTCGCGATCGTCGCCGAGGCGGTTATCGCCCTGATCTGGGGACCGAACCCCACCACGACCACGCCCAAGTACTTCAACCAGTCCTTGCATCTGGGCTCGTTCGTAGTGCCTCGTGCACAGCTGTACGCGTGCGTGTTCGCCCTCGGGGTCGCGGTCGTGCTGCAGCTCGTCGTCAAGCGCACCTGGCTCGGACACGCCATCACGGCAGCGTCGGAGAACCCCGAGGGCGCGCGTCTGATCGGCGTCGAACCTTCCACGGTGGGTGCCTGGATCTTCGCGATCGCGACCGCCAGCACGGCTTTCGGGGGCGCCGCCTTGAGCTTTCTGTACCAGTTCACCCCTGACACGCAGGACATCTGGATCGGCCTCACTCTGAGCGTGGTCATCCTGGGCGGGTTGGGAAGTATCCCGGGCGCGCTGGCGGCCGGCGTCCTGCTCGGCGTCGCCGAAGCCACCACGTCGACCTACGTGTCCGTCCGGTGGGCCGCGGCGGTGCCCACGCTGCTGATCCTCGTGGTGTTGCTCGTGCGCCCGCAGGGACTGTTCACCCGGGCCACTCGACAGGACGTGGGCACATGA
- a CDS encoding LysR family transcriptional regulator — MLDVRKLIMLRAVAAEGSIAAAARELRYTRSAVSQQLSALESEAGAALVDRVGNRITLTPAGITLVEHTERILVELRAAEATLAGDDLEVSGLLRVGVPFGEGPRIMSKALTEVRRRFPRIEIRLVATTDSTGAGEVSRGMLDMAIISRFGVARGRHTEGLREWVLSHDPLRLCVPSSHPLADLELCSAADLVDEAWIMLPSSPLGQLTTTLCAMAGFEPQVAATVNDVGTAIGLVGIGWGITIAPEFTPADSKLRIARIPMSNLDTVRHSVLIVRDGEHLSPRIAAAIAAVRAVSAVRRAAPEPD, encoded by the coding sequence ATGCTCGATGTTCGGAAACTGATCATGCTCCGCGCGGTGGCCGCCGAAGGCTCGATCGCAGCGGCCGCGCGGGAGCTGCGTTACACCCGATCAGCCGTATCCCAGCAGCTGTCGGCGCTCGAGAGCGAGGCCGGCGCCGCGCTGGTGGACCGCGTCGGAAACCGCATCACCCTCACGCCCGCCGGCATCACTCTGGTCGAGCACACGGAGCGGATCCTGGTTGAGCTGCGGGCCGCCGAGGCAACGCTTGCCGGTGACGACCTGGAGGTCAGCGGTCTGCTGCGGGTGGGCGTGCCCTTCGGCGAAGGCCCCCGGATCATGAGCAAGGCGCTGACGGAGGTTCGCCGGCGCTTTCCTCGCATCGAGATCCGGCTGGTGGCGACGACCGATTCGACCGGGGCGGGAGAGGTCAGCCGAGGAATGCTGGACATGGCGATCATCTCCCGGTTCGGCGTGGCCCGAGGCCGCCACACCGAGGGCTTGCGGGAGTGGGTACTCAGCCATGATCCGTTGCGCCTGTGCGTGCCGTCGAGTCACCCCCTGGCCGATCTGGAGCTGTGTTCGGCCGCAGACCTGGTCGACGAGGCCTGGATCATGCTTCCGTCCAGCCCACTCGGCCAGCTCACGACGACGCTGTGCGCGATGGCCGGATTCGAGCCGCAGGTAGCGGCGACCGTGAACGACGTCGGGACCGCTATCGGGCTGGTAGGCATCGGGTGGGGAATCACGATTGCTCCGGAGTTCACGCCCGCCGATTCGAAGCTGCGGATAGCGCGGATCCCGATGTCCAACCTGGACACCGTGCGCCACAGTGTCCTGATCGTTCGGGATGGGGAACACCTGTCCCCACGAATCGCCGCAGCCATCGCGGCTGTTCGAGCGGTCAGCGCGGTGCGTCGGGCGGCACCTGAGCCGGACTGA
- a CDS encoding DUF5624 domain-containing protein, with protein sequence MPPFDSPELLDLFTTYTAGPASIGAHFAQVAMRSCADQPLIVATGTDIAFFAGSGSSPVIQPFRLSTRGFKELAAVSHLGPALATLSVMAQQDPDGSWRADAARLLDACKAARAANSIELWRDHIRVTAFRGREAAIASMVDYSCRVTEHRLSQALDRPAAFTMHAVREEYLEGPAQDLPVPFSRIMIATFFLTGLDLAHRLISWFDGLDLDWERAMVIVAGRAGRATAGVTEESNSVAGVIRTAARNRLRPAHLYIAPHAPVFPAYDGTNGSAVAGFEDGYRALWASLDATSKLGADMFAGYPEFAPRSGERTPLGAGSRSVAEKPAIADATDWRAMTTRLRVVMEDSRQLLSGAVTDYASQQLIDSGNDPAAVTVPGLDGEPFPPINEESGND encoded by the coding sequence ATGCCGCCGTTCGACAGCCCGGAACTCCTCGACCTGTTCACCACCTACACCGCCGGGCCGGCAAGCATCGGCGCGCACTTCGCGCAGGTGGCGATGCGTTCGTGTGCCGACCAGCCGCTGATCGTGGCGACCGGCACGGACATCGCGTTCTTCGCCGGCAGCGGATCGTCCCCGGTAATCCAGCCATTTCGCCTGTCCACCCGTGGCTTCAAGGAACTGGCCGCCGTCTCGCATCTCGGACCGGCACTGGCCACCCTCTCGGTCATGGCCCAGCAGGATCCGGACGGCAGCTGGCGCGCCGACGCCGCCCGGCTCCTGGACGCTTGCAAGGCCGCGCGCGCAGCCAACTCGATCGAGCTGTGGCGAGACCACATCCGGGTCACGGCCTTCCGCGGCCGGGAAGCGGCGATCGCGAGCATGGTCGACTACAGCTGTCGCGTCACCGAGCATCGGTTGAGTCAGGCCCTGGACCGCCCGGCCGCGTTCACCATGCACGCCGTGCGAGAGGAATACCTCGAAGGTCCCGCGCAGGATCTGCCGGTGCCGTTCAGCCGGATCATGATCGCCACCTTCTTCCTCACCGGACTCGACCTGGCGCACCGGCTCATCAGCTGGTTCGACGGCCTCGATCTCGACTGGGAACGCGCGATGGTCATCGTCGCCGGCCGAGCCGGCCGCGCCACGGCCGGTGTCACCGAGGAATCAAACAGCGTTGCGGGGGTCATCCGCACGGCCGCCCGAAATCGACTGCGGCCCGCGCATCTGTACATCGCACCGCACGCGCCTGTCTTTCCCGCCTATGACGGCACGAACGGCTCAGCCGTCGCGGGCTTCGAGGACGGCTATCGCGCGCTGTGGGCCTCGCTCGACGCGACGTCGAAGCTGGGTGCCGACATGTTCGCCGGCTACCCGGAATTCGCTCCACGGTCCGGGGAACGGACCCCGCTGGGTGCTGGGTCCCGCAGCGTCGCGGAGAAGCCCGCGATCGCCGACGCCACCGACTGGCGGGCGATGACCACCCGGCTGCGCGTCGTCATGGAGGACTCCCGCCAGTTGCTGTCCGGCGCCGTGACCGACTACGCGAGCCAGCAGCTCATCGACAGCGGCAACGACCCCGCCGCCGTGACCGTTCCGGGTCTCGACGGCGAACCCTTCCCACCCATCAACGAGGAGTCCGGCAATGACTAA